The proteins below are encoded in one region of Bacteroides uniformis:
- the gadC gene encoding putative glutamine/gamma-aminobutyrate antiporter GadC: MANIKQTVKLGVFTLAIMNVTAVVSLRGLPAEAVYGMSSAFYYLFAAIVFLIPTSLVAAELAAMFQDKQGGVFRWVGEAYGKKLGFLAIWVQWIESTIWYPTVLTFGAVSIAFIGMNDVHDMSLANNKYYSLVVVLIIYWLATFISMKGMSWVGKVAKVGGLVGTIIPAALLIILGIIYLATGGHSNLDFHSSFFPDLTNFDNVVLAASIFLFYAGMEMGGIHVKDVNNPSKNYPKAVFIGAAITVIIFVLGTFSLGIIIPAKDISLTQSLLVGFDNYFHYIRASWLSPIIAIALAFGVLAGVLTWVAGPSKGIFAVGKAGYMPPFFQKTNKLGVQKNILYVQGGAVTVLSLLFVVMPSVQSFYQILSQLTVVLYLIMYMLMFSGAIVLRYKMKKLNRPFRIGKNGNGLMWLIGGLGFCGSLLAFVLSFIPPSQISTGSNTVWFSVLIIGALIVVIAPFIIYASKKPSWVDPNSSFEPFHWEEQPAVQTAGKSATNMATGSATTSNNGTSNSATSGNMAKDTTNIPKG; encoded by the coding sequence ATGGCAAATATTAAACAAACAGTGAAGCTGGGTGTATTTACCCTGGCAATCATGAATGTGACGGCAGTAGTATCCCTACGTGGACTTCCTGCCGAGGCCGTGTACGGAATGAGTTCGGCCTTCTACTACTTATTTGCAGCCATTGTTTTTCTGATTCCGACGTCACTTGTCGCCGCGGAACTGGCTGCCATGTTTCAAGACAAGCAAGGCGGTGTGTTCCGCTGGGTGGGCGAAGCCTACGGAAAAAAACTGGGCTTCCTTGCCATCTGGGTACAATGGATTGAAAGTACAATCTGGTATCCTACCGTATTGACATTCGGTGCCGTATCCATTGCTTTCATCGGCATGAACGACGTACACGACATGTCACTGGCCAACAACAAGTATTACTCACTCGTTGTTGTCCTCATCATCTACTGGCTGGCTACGTTCATCTCCATGAAGGGCATGAGCTGGGTAGGTAAAGTGGCAAAGGTCGGCGGCCTGGTCGGGACTATTATCCCTGCCGCACTGCTGATTATCCTGGGTATTATCTACCTTGCCACCGGCGGACACTCCAACCTGGATTTCCACAGCAGCTTCTTCCCCGACTTGACGAACTTCGACAACGTGGTGCTTGCTGCCAGTATCTTCCTCTTCTATGCCGGTATGGAAATGGGCGGTATCCACGTAAAAGACGTGAACAATCCCTCCAAGAATTATCCGAAGGCAGTGTTCATCGGTGCGGCCATTACGGTTATCATCTTCGTGCTCGGTACTTTCTCACTGGGCATCATCATCCCGGCCAAAGACATCAGTCTGACACAGAGTCTGCTTGTAGGCTTCGATAACTATTTCCATTACATCCGCGCCTCCTGGCTGTCACCGATTATTGCCATCGCTTTGGCATTCGGCGTACTGGCAGGTGTATTGACATGGGTTGCTGGTCCGTCCAAAGGTATCTTTGCCGTAGGAAAAGCAGGCTACATGCCTCCGTTCTTCCAAAAGACAAACAAGCTGGGCGTACAGAAGAATATCCTTTATGTACAAGGCGGTGCAGTAACCGTACTGAGCCTTCTGTTCGTAGTCATGCCTTCCGTACAGAGTTTCTACCAGATTCTATCACAGCTGACTGTAGTCCTCTATCTTATCATGTATATGCTGATGTTCTCCGGAGCCATCGTGCTGCGTTATAAGATGAAGAAGCTGAACCGTCCGTTCCGTATCGGCAAGAATGGCAACGGACTGATGTGGCTCATCGGTGGACTTGGTTTCTGCGGGTCATTGCTGGCATTCGTACTGAGCTTTATCCCACCCAGCCAAATCTCAACAGGCAGCAACACAGTATGGTTCTCCGTGCTCATCATCGGTGCACTGATTGTAGTCATTGCCCCGTTCATTATTTATGCTTCCAAAAAACCGTCCTGGGTTGACCCGAACAGTAGCTTCGAACCATTCCACTGGGAAGAGCAACCCGCTGTGCAGACAGCCGGTAAAAGCGCAACAAATATGGCTACCGGTAGCGCCACTACCAGCAACAATGGCACAAGTAATTCCGCCACAAGTGGAAATATGGCAAAAGACACAACCAATATCCCCAAAGGATAA